The nucleotide window GGGTAAATGGGAATGCTTGGGTAAATACGATGGACATGGggtgcggaagggcctgtttcactgctgtacGACTCAATGTCTTCATGGGTACTAAGAAAGGCAGATCGACAGAGAGGGATCATGTCTGCCGTGGAGTCATGAAGAGTGAGCAGGTTCAAGGGTCTCATGGCTCCGTTTGTCCATGTGAGGCATACAATGTAACTCACCAGCTCCGAATCCGAAGAGGAACACGGCGTAGACGAGAAGGAAGCTCATCAGATCCGTCAGGAAGATCTGCAAGCAACATGTCAAAGGCTCAATCCCCAAAGTGGTGAGGtgagtgcttagtttagtttaagtttaaagatacagcatagaaacaggcatttcagcccatcgagtccacgccggccatcgatcacccattcatattagttctatgttattccatttactGTCCTTCTCCCACTATACTCTGCCCATTATCCCCTCATCCCAGATCCATTCATGGTTACCGTAAGGTGTGCGGGAGGGCCGTGCCCACTTACCCTCTGCATCATCACACTGTAGATGCCCATTTGCTGGAAGCCCCGGGTGTAGTACAGTGTATTGATCCAGCCAATCGCCAGTGAAATCACCATGAAGCCCACATACTCCTCCCGTCCGGCAACGTACAGTACGGATGATGACAGGAGCAGCAAAGCCTGAACGAAACTGCAATAAACCAACAGgaaatgaaagtttaaaaaatacctgcagatgctagaaatcaggGATAACCTCAGCAGAATGGTCCACCACCTCACTGCTGTAGAGgtggtggaccgaatggcctgttgccatgctgcagGACTTGAtgagtttctctctccacagaggctgccttacctgctgagtttctattGTTgtttcagaagactaaggaaactCCTCAGAAGGCTCAGGTAGTGAAGCATGTCTGTAATGACTCTTATCAATTCCtacagatgcaacatggaaagctCCAAATTGAAATGAataacagcttggtttggcaacagctctacaCAAGACAGCAAGAAGTAGCAGgtaattgtgaacgcagcccagtccTTCACAACCTCCTTCCTATTAATCAGTATTTACACTTCCTGCTGCTTTGGGAAACATCatgatcaaggaccactcacaccccggtcattccctcttctcccttctcctattGGGCAGAATATAGAAAAACCGGAAAGCACATagaaccagattcaggaacagcttcttccccgctattATCAGAGTCTTGGATggacctctcataagctaaggatgAATTCCCAATTACCCGATCTATCTGATCTACCTACCGGcatggtgatgcagtggtagagttgctgccttacagtgcccgagacacaggttcgatcctgacgatggggcttgtcagtacggagtttgtaagttctccatgtgacctgcgtgggttttctccgggatctccagtttccttccacactctaaagacgttcaggtttgtaggctaattggcttggtaaaattataaattgtcccgtgtgtgtgtggaatactgctagtgtacggggatcgctggtcagtacgggctCGGtaagccgacgggcctgtttccacgctgtatctccaaactgaatctAGTTGTAGCCTCTGcccttttttaaaaataagtACTTATGCTGTTGCTGTAACACGAAAGTCTGCACTGTTTCCTTTTCCCCTACCTGTTGCACtcatacagaaacatagaaaataggtgcagcagaaggccattcagcccttcgagccagcactgccattcaatatgatcacagctgatcatccaaaatcaatactccactggctttctccccatgtcctttgattctgtttgccctcttttgaaaacatctcttgaaaacatccagtgaattggtctccactttcttcggtggcagagaattccacagatacacaactctctgggtaaaaaggttttttcctcatctcagtcctaaatggactaccgcttattcttagactgtgacccctggttctggactcccccaacatcaagaacatttttcctgcacctagcctgtctaatcccttaagaattttacatgtttctattagatcccctctcatcctaaattccagtgaatacaagcccagtcgatgcattctttcatcatatgtcagtcctgccatcccaggaattaacctggcgaacttacgctgcactccctcaatagcatgaatgtccttcctccaattaggagaccaaaactgcactaaaTATTCCAGATGGGATCTcgcctgggccctgtacaaccactgtaggacatccttgctcctatactcttgctatgaaggccaacatgccacagtatgatctgcctggattgtacacaaacaatgtttttcactgtatctcggtgcatgACGATAAACCAATGCCACTTATTCTGGATGCGCAGCAAGAGTGCTGTAGGTGGTGTGGGTTTGGGACTCACAAGAGGATGTCACAGTAGCCATCGATGGAGATGGACTTCGGAGTGCGCCGCCGCCGCAGGAAAACCTCTTCCACCTGGGGAGGGAAACACCATCACTCAGTGAGCCGGTCATCACAACTTAACCCCTGCACCTCCTCTTAAACCAGACACCTCGCGGAGCAGAGATGCTGGGTGAAACGGTTGCTGTCCTGGGCGAGAATGGTGGGGTCGTGTCGATGGGCCAAGTGGTCTACTCCACCTCCCGCTTCTGAGTTCAGTAACCCACTTCAATCCGGCTCAAAACAGTGGGTAGAGTCGATACACGTCCAACACAGGGGGAAATAGAGTGGCTGAATGTCCTGCTCCTGGCCCTGTGTAACAGGCTAGTTAGAGaacctgaatggcctactcacggCAATGTGTAAAAGGCTAGGGAGAGGAACAGCCTGATCTTGTTCCTGCATAACGGAGGGAGAGAGACTAGGTCCAGTACAACAGGAGAGAGCCTGTAAGGCCTGCTGGCCTAGTGTAGCAGACCAGAAAAGGGCTGAACAGTTTGATGCTGGCCCAGTGTAGCAGGCTAGAGAGGGGCTGCATGGcttgcctccctcccccctctagcGGTCCTTGGTGACTGTGGGAGAGGTGACAGTGAAGATGCTCACCCCCTGGAAGAAGAGGTAGATGGCCCCGAGGAGCATAATGCTCTGTCCGGCCACATGCAGGTAGCCGGTCACTGTGTACTCCAGTGCGAATGGAGGCTGCAGAGGGAAGAAATTGGACAAGAGTTTGCAGTGAAACAATGGAGTGGAGCTCACACCCCAGCCCATTCCGTACCACCGAGTAAAGGTGCAACGTTCCTTGgcaatgccccccccccacaaggcggtattccctcaccgcccctcccacagtgcggtgttccctcacctcccctcccacagCCTATGTGACTCCTCCACTTCTGTGACCCAACGGCTGATTACAGAGACCTCTGCCACACCTTCCTATTCTCGATCCTGTTGTAGGCGGTGATGGTGAAGACAATCATATAGCACAGGTAGACGATAAACTTGAAGTAGAAGATGAACTTGGCAAAGCTGTTCCACTTCTCCTGCACAAGATGGTTGAGAGGCTCCAGCAGCAGCATCTCGTGTCGGTTCTGACGGGTGAACACAGTGTTAAGAGGGCTGGGCTGACGGAGACACCAAGAAACAGCATCTGCGGGAATCTCGAATATAttgtaaaacaaagtgctggaggaactccgcaggtcaggcacaaTCTGCGGTAGAATAGACAGAGTGTGTCGCCTGCAGGTCTCGAAGGTACCGCGTGAGCACAGCAGAGGGCGCTCCAGCCCACAGTGACTACAcataacctttttttttacaaatacttttattcagaaaacacaaacaaatacacaGAGTATTAGCACCATCAAAGGCTGCCTATATTGGCAGTTTAGAAACAAAcagtcatcaaattaatatatcgCCAACTTTATCAAGCCAGTGTTCACGGAaaagcctccagagtccccgtggacaccgcgtgttccctctccagggacacgtgggcacggacataggcccggaaaaggggcaggcagccgaccctGGTGCAGTAATTGGCTACCCGCTGCCCAGACCCacaaatggccatcttggccaggcccaggagcagaccaacAGGGAGATCCCACCCTCCCCATcgaccctccccactccctgccttgtgcccaaataccagaatcgtgggactaaaatgcaaaaCGTGAGGAGCAGCCTCTTCAGGTATCCATACagaggctgcaacctctcacCCTCCATATacgcgtggaacacggtctcttcctcgccgcagaaaTGACAGGAGGCTGGCGAGTCCGTGAACCAACTCATATATTTATTACACACCACAACCCTGTATCTGGAGCTTCATTCTGTGTCTGACCCtggggagtgtgtgatgggatgGTGTAGAGGTAGCTTCACTCTGCATCTGACCCTTTTTTTTACTTTAACAAGGAACTTTTATTCAACTAATTACAAACGCAGAGTAATGAAAAAAACAAGACTGTATTTTAGCACTGGGATTGGGATGGGGGGCTGagagtgagtggtggaggtggctgGTGGGATGTTGGGGTGGGAGGTGATGAAAAGGTGCGAGGGGTGAAGGTTAAGGGGCAAAGTGGTGGAGGGGTGATGGGGCTGGGGTGGGTAGTGGAGGCATGGGCTGAGGGTGAGAATGCGGGTGTGGATGAGGATGGGTGTGGTGTGAGTGGGGGGAGTGAGGGCTGGGGTGAGAGTGAGGGCTGGGGTGCTGTGGTGAGGAGTGGGCTGGGCCTGGGCTGGGGTGGGGAGTGAGTACTTACCTGGATGATGGCTGGCTGCCCCTGGCTGAGGCCTCTGATGCCAGGTACTTACCGGAGTCTGTTTAGGCGATGATCTCCAACACGGAGGTTTTCTCGTGCGTGTCCAGTTCGGAGAGGTCGTACAATGAGGAGTGCACCGGCCCGTAGGCCCACTCCCGGAACTTTCTGGACAGATGCCGGCACCCCTCCTCCTGGATATCTCTCCCAATGATGTACTTCAGCACCTGAGGAGACATCACCCTGCATTTACACCCAAGGAACAGAAGCTTGTAGTCTGTGGCGTTGAGGGGTGTGTCGGTCACTCAGGCCAGTGTTCAACTCATTACTCCAGAGACCTGGGCAACGGGATCCATCCCACACCAggctgagggagcgccgcgctatgGGAGGGCGGTGAGGGAGTGCCATGCTCTAAGTGCAGTTTGGCTCGTCAGAATGAATATACAACAGCCGGGCTCCCTGCGGCCAACTAGGGTCAACGCGGACTGGCTAACTACAGACATAGACATGACCATTAAAACAGTTCAAAAGTATAGGTATATTTTTTAtctctatatattttttaaatatttaaaaaaatatatctctATATTTTTTGGCACACACCCCGTTCTGTCCTCACACACAGACTACTCTCTATCACACACCCCTCTCTGTTACACTCTACCCTGtcaccctccctctctgaccCATTACGCTCTCTCTCCTGACCTCTCCCTCCACAAACCTATCTCCACAGAACACATTTAACTCTATCTGTCTCAACTCCTGGTGACTGGCTGTGAAAGTGGAGGAGCAGCCTGGCAACTGGCAGCAATGCGGAGGTGAGGAGTGTATGGAGCCCACAAGCAGGGGACCTGCCCTCCCATCCCCAGCCCTGGCACCCACCTCAATCTTTCCCATCTTGGCGGCCAGCTTGAGGGGAGTGAGCCCCTTCTTATTCCGCACGTTCTCCAGGCTGAGTTGAGGTTGGAGCTTCACGCCAAGCCTGAGGAGAAGGTCGTACATCTCGATGACGAACCTGGTGTTCTCCCGGCTGTTGTCGGAGATGGATACCAGTGCGTGGAGCACATTGTTGCCCTTCGAGTCCACTGCCTCGATCTGTGCCTGCTCGTATGGGTTTTCCAGCAGATGGTTCACCAACTCTGGCTGATTGGTGCAGGCAGCGAGTGAGAGAGGCAGTTCCCCTGTTAGGATGAAACTTTTACATGTTAGgggtacaacatgaaaacaggcccatcggcccattgaatctgtaCAGACCAGTAATCATtctacagtagcactatcctacactttaaGTTGAATTTACAATAAGccaaagtaaattaacctacaaacctgtacgtctttggagtgtgggaagaaactggagcaccttgagaaaactcacagtcacagggagaatgtacaactccatgtaaacagcaaccatagtcaggatcaaacctgggtctctggcgctgtaaggtagcaactctactgctgtgccactgtgccgcccagtatGTTAACTTCCACAAGCActtagagcatagaacagcacaggaacaggccctttggccaataaTGTCTGcgtgaacaagatgccaagaaaaactaatctcctccgtctGCACGTGATCAGtatcccaccattctctgcacttccatgtgtgcCACCATTgtgtctgtctccatcccccacccctggcagcacgttccaggcacacaccatcgTCTTTatgaaaaaacctgccccgcacatttcgtttggacattttcagacagattgtagtaggggggagaaacaTGGAAAGGAGAGGTTGAAGTGGAGGCACATGTATGTACAGGGAGTGGAGAGACATGGATCGCAGAGATTGGCGGCTGCAGGTTAACAGATCTCGCACCCATTCTCTACCCAAGAGGAACATCCAGATCCCCAAAATACAAGGTCCTTGGCAACTATCCAGTGTGCAGACGGAGTGTGATAGTGTAACCTCAGGCAGGAAGGCATGAACAACCTCGGTGCTGTTCCCACGCTGCATGTAACCCAAGGCCCTCAGCCAGCAGACTCACCACACATCACAAGACTCTGACTAATGACACTCTGCTGGTCTCACGCTCTATGATACAACATGGCATCTCTTACActggtgcagggaggaactgcagatgctggtttaaaccaaagatagacacaaaaagatggagtaactcagcgggacaggctgcatctgcagagaaggaatgggtgacgtttcagatcgagacccttctcaagaTAGTGGTGCAGAGGGGTCAGGGAGGAAATACCTCACCTAACCCTGCTAAGTTAAAAAAACACATGGAACGTATAGCGTTGGCACTGTCTATATGTGTAGCAGGTAGAGAGTGTGCATGTGGCTTAGAGACAGTGTGATGTGTGTGTAGCTTATAGAATGTGTGTagctgagagtgtgtgtgtgtgcgtgtgtgtgtgcgtgtgtgtgtgcgtgtgtgtgcgcgtgtgcatgtGCACATGTAACAGTTCCCACTGGTGTCCTCCACTCTGTGCTCCCATTCCTCGGCTCCCTCATTCCCTACTTCCACAGTCGCTGCTCTCCCTACCGAAGTAGAATCCTGGCTGCCCCTCTCTGTCCTTGAAGAACAAGCCGTTGGCCTTGGCATGGACGTTGGCACCGTTACGGATCAGGAGCGCCACGTAGTGCAGGCAGCGGCGTTCGATGGCGATGTGCAGTGCTGTCTggcctgggggtgggggggatggagacAGGGTTAGTCATCAGCCAGGCATGACAAGATGGGTAGCAGAATGAGGAGCTGGGCCAGGGCACACACCGCATCCTCCAGATAGTCTACAAAGTGAAACTCCCACCGCCAGCACAGGTTGCCATTGCAACCAAGCCCACTGCACCCACCATCTTCCACCAACCCCATCCCATCCAAATCCCTCCCGACTAACTGCCCAACTTCCACTGCATTCCACCTAGCCCACCCCATCGCTCTCCTCCAAACCCACTCCCCAGATCCCACTGCACCCCCATATATCCCACCATCTCCATCCCATCGCTTGCCGAATCCCTCCCCAAATCCCAAcgtatcccatcccatcccatcaccTTCCTCCAATCCCCCTCCCTAAATCCTGCCACACCCCAGCTGCCCCAATCCCCATCTCCCCCAACTGTCTATCTCATTTCACTCACCCCATCCACAAACCCCTGCCCATCCCATCGCTCAGCTCCTAcccactccccaaattccaccacacCGCACTTCACTCCCACTCACCCTATTCCATCCCACCCGATTCCATCCCATCCCACTgacctctctccatcccaccccacctCGCTTTACTCCCAGACTCTGGAATTCCCTGAAGCTGCAGCGTAACCCGCAGGGTGAGCACCATTGCCGTGTGTCCCTGCATGTCCGTACCCTTGTAGTAACTGTCCATGTAGGCTGCATTGATGAACAGCTTCAAGTCATCTGTTTTCTCCGCAATTTCCAGCAGCACAGGGATGGTGTCATTGCGATTGCTGCTCAAGTTCAGCAGAGCTTTCAGCAAGGCGGTTTTCCCCGTGTCAGGGTCTGCGAGGCACACAAGATGATCTGCATAAGGATCCTGCAACTCAACCGGCTACGGAAACGGTTCTCTTCTATTCCCATCGGCTCTTTCCTTGGTTACATTcaatcctttagtttagtttacagatacaacgcggaaacaggcccttcgacccaccgagaccgtgctgaccagtgatccctgcacactatcctacacacactagggataaatttacaacaataccaagctaattagtatacaaacctgtacgtctttggaatgtgggaggcaaccggagatcctggagaaaacccatgcaaggtcacggggagaacgtacaaactccgttcaagaCAAGacaagttaggatcaaaccctggttgctaccgttgtaaggcagcaactctaccgctgtgccaccctgaaatCCTGTCCCCCATCAGAAGGTACAAGAACCTGagaaccatgacatccaggttcaAGGCCAGCTTctgcccaacaaccatcaggttcttgacccACCCTACACAACCCCATCTCAGCACCAAACTACAATGGCCTGTAAGGTTGTGCTAC belongs to Leucoraja erinacea ecotype New England chromosome 28, Leri_hhj_1, whole genome shotgun sequence and includes:
- the LOC129710599 gene encoding LOW QUALITY PROTEIN: transient receptor potential cation channel subfamily V member 1-like (The sequence of the model RefSeq protein was modified relative to this genomic sequence to represent the inferred CDS: inserted 2 bases in 1 codon) gives rise to the protein MGYNWIYFSLAEHLRFSTTGLPYSPLNSSMPGWACGAEMRRLPSEDESQLEVTAEVTLSADTDEVFTEDEDLGNYNCTLGHSVLAKGPAPSTPKHQKRTRNQYYFREADSSKSKAPMDSFYPKGYQLSQNSNTPSPKEKEKRQSLDSFRSSEKNSLPQLYERQWLFEVVSKGNACKLDGFLQHLIRSNKRLTDWEFRDPDTGKTALLKALLNLSSNRNDTIPVLLEIAEKTDDLKLFINAAYMDSYYKGQTALHIAIERRCLHYVALLIRNGANVHAKANGLFFKDREGQPGFYFGELPLSLAACTNQPELVNHLLENPYEQAQIEAVDSKGNNVLHALVSISDNSRENTRFVIEMYDLLLRLGVKLQPQLSLENVRNKKGLTPLKLAAKMGKIEVLKYIIGRDIQEEGCRHLSRKFREWAYGPVHSSLYDLSELDTHEKTSVLEIIAXKQTPNRHEMLLLEPLNHLVQEKWNSFAKFIFYFKFIVYLCYMIVFTITAYNRIENRKPPFALEYTVTGYLHVAGQSIMLLGAIYLFFQGVEEVFLRRRRTPKSISIDGYCDILFFVQALLLLSSSVLYVAGREEYVGFMVISLAIGWINTLYYTRGFQQMGIYSVMMQRIFLTDLMSFLLVYAVFLFGFGAALVVLIEDGVYNNTKPGCKKDTTYKNFGTTSLELFRFTIGMGDLEFTENYKFKKVFIFLLISYVILTYILLLNMLIARMSKTVEEISKDSKSVWKLQRAITILDLEKSLPRCLRARSRSGELVMVGLTFDGQEDQRWCFRVDEVNWSRWNTDLGLINEEPGNSELLRRNSTFTGKITRGERSWRSMLPLLKEIKSETQDDAMTLAVLNSNPSRQPHRRPRRPRTTIAKVV